The Saccharomonospora glauca K62 genome has a segment encoding these proteins:
- the truB gene encoding tRNA pseudouridine(55) synthase TruB, whose translation MPVQAPGLLIVDKPGGMTSHDVVAKARRFLRTRRVGHAGTLDPMATGVLVLGVERATKLLGHLALDRKTYLATIVLGAATTTDDAEGEVTSRAEASAVAAVSDTDIATGIAALTGEILQKPSAVSAVKVNGKRAYALVRAGEEVDLPARPVTVHRFDLLATRRETGRVELDVMVDCSSGTYVRALARDLGAALGVGGHLGALRRTSVGPFTLAKARTLDEVEREPGLSLSLSEAVAAAFPRVDVDAPVAAAIRHGQRIPAAGLDRTYGVFAPDGHVLALARDTGRTAKPVVVLDPA comes from the coding sequence GTGCCTGTGCAAGCTCCCGGACTGCTGATCGTCGACAAGCCCGGTGGGATGACGTCCCACGACGTCGTCGCCAAGGCTCGGCGTTTCCTGCGTACCCGCAGAGTCGGGCACGCGGGGACGCTCGACCCGATGGCCACCGGGGTGCTGGTGCTGGGGGTGGAGCGGGCCACGAAACTGCTCGGCCACCTGGCACTCGACCGCAAGACCTACCTCGCCACCATCGTCCTCGGTGCCGCCACCACGACCGACGACGCCGAGGGCGAGGTCACGTCACGGGCCGAGGCCTCCGCCGTCGCGGCCGTCTCCGACACCGACATCGCCACGGGGATCGCCGCGTTGACCGGCGAGATCCTGCAGAAGCCCAGCGCGGTGAGCGCGGTGAAGGTAAACGGCAAGCGCGCCTACGCCCTCGTGCGGGCGGGGGAGGAGGTCGACCTGCCCGCCCGTCCGGTCACCGTGCACCGGTTCGACCTGCTGGCCACGCGCAGGGAGACCGGCCGCGTCGAACTCGACGTGATGGTGGACTGCTCGTCGGGCACCTACGTGCGGGCGCTGGCACGCGACCTCGGCGCCGCGCTCGGTGTCGGCGGTCACCTCGGAGCGTTGCGACGTACGTCCGTCGGCCCGTTCACCCTGGCGAAGGCCCGCACCCTCGACGAGGTCGAGCGGGAACCGGGGTTGTCCCTGAGCCTGTCCGAGGCCGTGGCCGCCGCCTTCCCCCGCGTCGACGTGGACGCGCCCGTCGCGGCCGCGATCCGGCACGGACAGCGGATTCCCGCGGCGGGGTTGGATCGCACCTACGGTGTGTTCGCGCCCGACGGCCACGTGCTCGCGTTGGCACGGGACACCGGGCGCACGGCCAAGCCGGTGGTCGTCCTGGACCCGGCGTAG
- a CDS encoding bifunctional riboflavin kinase/FAD synthetase yields the protein MQRWRGVTDLPGDWGRCVVTIGVFDGVHKGHQALISRTVETARQRGLPSVVLTFDPHPMEVVRPGSHPAQLTTLTRKAELVERLGVDVFAVLPFTPELSRLSAEEFVHEILVDRLHVATVIVGENFRFGHKAAGTVETLKTLGRRFGFTAHEARLQGLSSSEDGEPTEITYSSTYVRSCIDAGDVVAAAEALGRPHRLEGIVVRGEGRGRHLGYPTANLSLPRFAAVPADGVYACWFVRQWRGEEQRLPAAVSVGTNPTFSGRERTVEAFVLDFDDDLYGQHVALDFVRRLRGQIAFDTPEALVEQIDDDVVRTRRVLER from the coding sequence GTGCAGCGATGGCGTGGTGTGACGGACCTGCCCGGCGACTGGGGCCGGTGCGTGGTCACGATCGGAGTGTTCGACGGTGTCCACAAAGGTCACCAGGCGCTGATCTCCCGGACCGTGGAAACGGCGCGGCAGCGGGGACTGCCGAGCGTGGTCCTGACCTTCGATCCACACCCGATGGAGGTCGTCCGTCCGGGAAGTCACCCCGCGCAGCTCACGACGCTCACCCGCAAGGCCGAGTTGGTGGAACGGTTGGGGGTCGACGTCTTCGCGGTCCTGCCCTTCACCCCGGAGCTGTCCCGGCTGAGCGCCGAGGAGTTCGTGCACGAGATCCTCGTCGACCGGCTGCACGTCGCCACCGTCATCGTGGGGGAGAATTTCCGCTTCGGGCACAAGGCCGCCGGCACGGTGGAGACGCTGAAGACGCTGGGACGACGGTTCGGGTTCACGGCGCACGAGGCCCGGCTGCAGGGGCTTTCCTCCTCCGAGGACGGCGAGCCCACCGAGATCACGTACTCGTCCACCTATGTGCGGTCGTGCATCGACGCCGGTGACGTGGTGGCGGCGGCCGAGGCCCTCGGCAGGCCGCACCGGCTGGAAGGCATCGTGGTGCGGGGCGAGGGGCGGGGCCGCCACCTCGGCTACCCCACGGCCAACCTGTCGCTGCCCCGTTTCGCCGCCGTGCCCGCCGACGGGGTCTACGCGTGCTGGTTCGTCCGGCAGTGGCGGGGGGAGGAGCAGCGACTGCCCGCCGCCGTGTCGGTGGGCACCAACCCCACTTTCTCGGGCCGGGAACGCACCGTGGAGGCCTTCGTCCTGGACTTCGACGACGATCTCTACGGCCAGCACGTGGCTCTCGACTTCGTGCGGCGACTGCGGGGGCAGATCGCCTTCGACACCCCCGAGGCCCTCGTCGAGCAGATCGACGACGACGTGGTGCGCACCCGCCGCGTTCTGGAACGGTAA
- a CDS encoding helix-turn-helix domain-containing protein — protein MDDHKIVQRNIALQREWYGEPLGDRVRRLVVAFNVSQAYLAEVLGISAPMLSQVMSGRRAKIGNPVVLARLIMLERKVLDPEVAAGSKEAIRAALEDVKASRPTVNRDNFPVGVGPDETAVIAALREIAEEENLLEAAERLDEDFPAIADLLRRAGKAQ, from the coding sequence GTGGATGACCACAAGATCGTCCAGCGGAACATCGCGTTGCAGCGGGAGTGGTACGGCGAGCCACTCGGAGATCGCGTACGGAGGCTTGTGGTCGCCTTCAACGTCTCACAGGCATACCTCGCCGAGGTTCTGGGTATCAGCGCTCCCATGCTCAGCCAGGTGATGAGCGGCCGACGCGCCAAGATCGGTAACCCCGTGGTGCTCGCCCGGCTCATCATGCTCGAACGCAAGGTGCTCGACCCGGAGGTCGCGGCGGGCAGCAAGGAGGCCATCCGCGCCGCGCTGGAGGACGTCAAGGCGTCCCGACCGACGGTGAACCGGGACAACTTCCCCGTGGGGGTGGGGCCCGACGAGACGGCCGTGATCGCGGCTCTGCGGGAGATCGCCGAGGAGGAGAACCTACTGGAGGCCGCCGAGCGGCTCGACGAGGACTTCCCCGCCATCGCCGACCTGCTGCGCAGGGCGGGAAAGGCCCAATAG
- the thpR gene encoding RNA 2',3'-cyclic phosphodiesterase — protein sequence MAERARLFSAVVPPSSALLALRRQLREAGEIRAPGLRWTTVEQWHVTLGFYGMDDPVARAAWLRERLTGLAAPVVRIEGSGAFRGVLWAGVHGSGLAEVAEAARAEGEERPYVAHLTLARARRGTRAPQRLVQAAIERWRRALADLESPEWTATEVVLMRSDPAGEPGAGPRYGVVDRFPLDAPG from the coding sequence GTGGCCGAACGGGCCCGGTTGTTCAGCGCGGTGGTGCCTCCTTCCTCGGCGCTTCTCGCCCTTCGCCGCCAACTGCGGGAAGCCGGGGAGATCCGAGCACCGGGACTGCGGTGGACCACGGTGGAGCAGTGGCACGTCACCCTGGGTTTCTACGGAATGGACGACCCGGTGGCGCGGGCCGCGTGGCTGCGGGAACGGCTGACCGGACTCGCCGCACCGGTGGTGCGGATTGAGGGTTCGGGAGCGTTTCGCGGGGTACTCTGGGCCGGGGTCCACGGCAGCGGGCTCGCCGAAGTGGCGGAGGCTGCGCGAGCCGAGGGCGAGGAACGCCCGTACGTCGCCCACCTCACCCTGGCGCGGGCCCGACGCGGAACGCGGGCGCCGCAGCGTCTTGTTCAGGCGGCCATCGAGCGCTGGCGGCGGGCGCTCGCCGACCTCGAGAGCCCGGAGTGGACCGCCACCGAGGTAGTGCTGATGCGCAGTGATCCGGCCGGGGAGCCCGGAGCCGGGCCGCGGTACGGCGTGGTCGACCGGTTCCCACTCGACGCGCCGGGTTGA
- the rpsO gene encoding 30S ribosomal protein S15: MALTTEEKKAILAEYGLHESDTGSPEAQVALLTKRITGLTEHLKVHKQDHHSRRGLLLLVGRRRRLLNYLMRVDIERYRSLIQRLGLRR; this comes from the coding sequence GTGGCTCTGACCACCGAGGAGAAGAAGGCGATCCTGGCGGAGTACGGACTGCACGAGTCCGACACGGGTTCGCCCGAGGCGCAGGTGGCGCTTCTGACGAAGCGGATCACCGGCCTCACCGAGCACCTGAAGGTGCACAAGCAGGATCACCACTCGCGTCGTGGCTTGTTGCTGCTGGTCGGTCGTCGTCGCCGGCTGCTGAACTACCTGATGCGAGTGGACATCGAACGTTACCGTTCGCTGATTCAGCGACTCGGTCTGCGTCGATGA
- a CDS encoding polyribonucleotide nucleotidyltransferase gives MTDVSGTAAPAVHETEAVIDNGRFGRRTVRFETGRLARQAAGAVVAYLDDETMVLSATTASKQPKDQFDFFPLTVDVEERMYAAGRIPGAFFRREGRPSTDAILTCRLIDRPLRPSFADGLRNEIQIVVTVQSLHPDDPYDVLAINAASASTQIGGLPFSGPIGGVRVALIEDQWVAFPTWSQLERATFNMVVAGRIVGEAPEDVAIMMVEAEGTENTLALIAEGATAPTEETVAQGLDAAKPFIRVLCEAQQRLADAAAKPVGEFPLFPAYETDAYDAVAAIATEDLGKALTIAGKQERENAIDEVKNMVLERVGIGEGEAFEGREKEIGAAFRALTKKLVRQRILRDKVRIDGRGVTDIRQLSAEVSVVPRAHGSALFERGETQILGVTTLNMLRMEQQLDTLSPETTKRYLHHYNFPPYSTGETGRVGTPKRREIGHGMLAERALVPVVPKREEFPYAIRQVSEALGSNGSTSMGSVCASTMSLLNAGVPLKAPVAGIAMGLVSDEVDGETQYVALTDILGAEDAFGDMDFKVAGTRDIITALQLDTKLDGIPSDVLAAALKQARDARLTILDVMAEAIDGPDEMSPYAPRVTSLKVPVDKIGEVIGPKGKMINSITEETGADISIEDDGTIYVGAADGPSAAAAIDKINAIANPQLPKVGERFLGTVVKTAAFGAFVSLLPGKDGLVHISKLGNGKRIDKVEDVVNVGDKLRVEIADIDSRGKISLVVVRDEDEQAEGSQAESSSAESEKGKQAKPEKERSSRPRQRTRRGRNRGGDKGGDKGDRAEKVNKQAGEGGPADVE, from the coding sequence ATGACTGACGTCAGCGGCACCGCCGCACCGGCCGTCCACGAGACGGAAGCCGTGATCGACAACGGGCGGTTCGGCCGCCGTACGGTCCGGTTCGAGACCGGACGACTCGCCCGGCAGGCCGCCGGGGCCGTGGTGGCCTACCTGGACGACGAGACGATGGTGCTCTCGGCCACCACCGCGTCCAAACAGCCGAAGGACCAGTTCGACTTCTTCCCGCTCACAGTGGACGTCGAGGAACGGATGTACGCGGCGGGGCGGATCCCCGGAGCGTTCTTCCGTCGGGAGGGTCGGCCGTCCACCGACGCCATCCTGACCTGCCGACTGATCGACCGGCCGCTGCGGCCGTCGTTCGCCGACGGCCTGCGTAACGAGATTCAGATCGTCGTCACCGTGCAGAGCCTGCACCCCGACGACCCCTACGACGTGTTGGCGATCAACGCCGCGTCGGCCTCCACCCAGATCGGCGGGCTGCCGTTCTCGGGCCCCATCGGTGGGGTGCGCGTCGCGCTGATCGAGGACCAGTGGGTGGCGTTCCCCACCTGGTCGCAGTTGGAGCGCGCCACGTTCAACATGGTCGTGGCCGGCCGCATCGTGGGTGAAGCGCCCGAGGACGTCGCGATCATGATGGTCGAGGCCGAGGGCACCGAGAACACGCTCGCCCTGATCGCCGAGGGGGCCACGGCTCCCACGGAGGAGACGGTGGCGCAGGGGCTCGACGCCGCGAAGCCGTTCATCCGCGTGCTGTGCGAGGCGCAGCAGCGGCTGGCGGACGCCGCCGCGAAGCCGGTCGGGGAGTTCCCTCTGTTCCCCGCCTACGAGACCGACGCCTACGACGCGGTGGCGGCTATCGCGACCGAGGACCTCGGCAAGGCGCTCACCATCGCGGGCAAACAGGAGCGCGAGAACGCCATCGACGAGGTCAAGAACATGGTGCTCGAGCGCGTCGGCATCGGCGAGGGCGAGGCCTTCGAAGGGCGTGAGAAGGAGATCGGCGCCGCGTTCCGGGCCCTGACCAAGAAGCTGGTCCGGCAGCGCATCCTGCGGGACAAGGTGCGGATCGACGGCCGAGGCGTCACCGACATCCGGCAGCTTTCCGCCGAGGTGTCCGTGGTGCCCAGGGCGCACGGTTCGGCGCTGTTTGAGCGCGGCGAGACCCAGATCCTGGGCGTCACCACGCTCAACATGCTCCGCATGGAGCAGCAGCTGGACACGCTGTCGCCGGAGACGACGAAGCGTTACCTGCACCACTACAACTTCCCGCCGTACTCCACCGGTGAGACCGGCCGGGTCGGGACGCCGAAGCGGCGCGAGATCGGCCACGGCATGCTGGCCGAGCGTGCGCTCGTGCCCGTGGTGCCGAAGCGTGAGGAGTTCCCCTACGCCATCCGTCAGGTGTCCGAGGCCCTCGGGTCCAACGGTTCCACCTCGATGGGGTCGGTGTGCGCCTCGACGATGAGCCTGCTCAACGCCGGTGTGCCGCTCAAGGCTCCGGTGGCGGGCATCGCGATGGGGCTTGTGTCCGACGAGGTCGACGGCGAGACGCAGTACGTCGCGCTCACCGACATCCTCGGAGCCGAGGACGCCTTCGGCGACATGGACTTCAAGGTGGCGGGCACCAGGGACATCATCACAGCGCTCCAGCTCGACACCAAGCTCGACGGCATTCCGTCGGACGTGCTGGCCGCGGCTCTCAAGCAGGCTCGCGACGCCCGCCTCACGATCCTGGACGTCATGGCCGAGGCCATCGATGGGCCGGACGAGATGAGCCCGTACGCGCCGCGCGTGACGAGCCTGAAGGTGCCGGTGGACAAGATCGGCGAGGTCATCGGGCCGAAGGGCAAGATGATCAACTCGATCACGGAGGAGACCGGCGCCGACATCTCCATCGAGGACGACGGCACGATCTACGTGGGCGCCGCCGACGGCCCCTCGGCCGCGGCCGCCATCGACAAGATCAACGCCATCGCCAACCCGCAGCTTCCGAAGGTCGGTGAGCGCTTCCTGGGCACCGTCGTCAAGACGGCGGCGTTCGGCGCGTTCGTCTCGCTGCTGCCCGGCAAGGACGGTCTCGTCCACATCTCCAAGCTGGGTAACGGCAAACGCATCGACAAGGTCGAGGACGTGGTGAACGTCGGCGACAAGCTCCGCGTGGAGATCGCCGACATCGACAGCCGCGGCAAGATCAGCCTGGTCGTCGTCCGTGACGAGGACGAGCAGGCCGAGGGCTCGCAGGCCGAGTCCTCCTCGGCGGAGTCGGAGAAGGGCAAGCAGGCGAAGCCGGAGAAGGAGCGGAGCTCGCGGCCGAGGCAGCGCACCCGTCGTGGGCGGAACCGCGGTGGCGACAAGGGCGGTGACAAGGGGGACCGCGCCGAGAAGGTCAACAAGCAGGCCGGTGAGGGCGGACCGGCCGACGTCGAGTAA
- a CDS encoding M16 family metallopeptidase, whose amino-acid sequence MARQIAGHLQPIGSTRTLDSSTSGVVKRTVLPGGLRVITESVPGVRSATLGVWVGIGSRDEQPRVAGAAHYLEHLLFKGTKRRDATQIAEEIDAVGGEMNAFTAKEHTCFYAQVLDEDLELAVDLVTDVVFQATCEDPHVETERRVVLEEIAMRDDDPEDLLHETFVRTIMPAHPLGRSVLGTEQSITDMTPAALRGFYRRRYSPHRMVIAVAGNVEHKDVVRLVRSALRDRLSGSEVPIAPRAGRARFGRSPRLALHSDDTEQAHLMLGVRTPGRHDDQRYTLSVLNAALGGGLSSRLFQEVRERRGLAYQVYSSVANYADAGHLDVYVGCQPDRLGEVAGVVGEVLAEVAENGLTDAEVARAKGQLRGGLVLGLEDTASRMFRLGKNELNYGLYQSVSDTVERLDEVTPEDVARLARTLLRRPGGRSAVAVVGPYAHTDELPDELHEVMA is encoded by the coding sequence ATGGCGCGACAGATTGCCGGACACCTTCAACCCATCGGTTCCACCCGTACCCTCGACTCCTCGACATCGGGGGTTGTCAAACGCACGGTGCTGCCCGGTGGACTACGAGTGATCACCGAATCGGTGCCGGGAGTGCGCTCCGCGACGCTGGGCGTGTGGGTCGGGATCGGTTCCCGTGACGAGCAACCGCGTGTCGCCGGAGCTGCGCACTATCTCGAACACCTGCTGTTCAAGGGCACGAAGCGGCGCGACGCCACCCAGATCGCGGAGGAGATCGACGCGGTCGGCGGGGAGATGAACGCCTTCACCGCCAAGGAGCACACGTGCTTCTACGCCCAGGTGCTGGACGAGGACCTGGAGCTGGCGGTGGACCTCGTCACCGACGTCGTGTTCCAGGCGACGTGCGAGGACCCTCACGTGGAGACCGAACGTCGCGTGGTGCTCGAAGAGATCGCCATGCGCGACGACGACCCCGAGGACCTGCTGCACGAGACGTTCGTGCGCACGATCATGCCCGCGCACCCGCTCGGCCGGTCGGTCCTGGGCACCGAGCAGTCCATCACGGACATGACTCCGGCGGCCCTGCGCGGTTTCTACCGCCGTCGCTACAGTCCACATCGGATGGTCATTGCGGTGGCGGGCAACGTGGAGCACAAGGACGTGGTGCGCCTCGTCCGTTCGGCGTTGCGCGACCGGCTGTCGGGGTCGGAGGTACCGATAGCGCCGAGGGCGGGCCGGGCGCGATTCGGGCGGTCCCCTCGGCTGGCGCTGCACAGCGACGACACCGAGCAGGCACACCTCATGCTGGGGGTGCGCACGCCGGGACGGCACGACGACCAGCGGTACACGTTGTCGGTACTCAACGCGGCCCTCGGTGGCGGCCTGAGCTCCCGACTGTTCCAGGAGGTCCGGGAACGCCGGGGACTCGCCTACCAGGTGTATTCCTCGGTGGCGAACTACGCCGACGCCGGGCATCTCGACGTGTACGTGGGCTGCCAGCCCGATCGACTCGGTGAGGTGGCCGGGGTCGTGGGTGAGGTCCTCGCGGAGGTGGCCGAGAACGGGCTCACCGACGCGGAGGTGGCCAGGGCCAAGGGACAGCTTCGCGGCGGTCTCGTTCTCGGGCTGGAGGACACCGCGTCCCGGATGTTCCGGCTCGGCAAGAACGAGTTGAACTACGGTCTCTACCAGAGCGTGAGCGACACCGTGGAGCGCCTCGACGAGGTCACGCCCGAGGACGTGGCGCGGCTCGCCCGTACGTTGTTGCGGCGACCCGGTGGCCGTTCGGCGGTCGCCGTGGTCGGACCGTACGCTCACACCGACGAGCTTCCCGATGAACTGCACGAGGTGATGGCATGA
- the dapB gene encoding 4-hydroxy-tetrahydrodipicolinate reductase: MTGASVDGDRTPIKVGVLGARGRMGTEVVKAVNAAPDMEVVATVNSGDDLAALTAAEVVVDFTHPDAVMDNLRFAVDHGLHAVVGTSGFTDERIETLTGWLADKPELGMLIAPNFALGAVLAMRFAQQAARFYDSAEVVELHHNRKADAPSGTAAHTARLISTARAEAGRGPGEDATTSELDGARGADVAGVRVHSVRLPGLVAHEEILFGAQGETLTIRHDSLDRTSFMPGVLLGIRSVLSRPGLTVGLEHVLGV; this comes from the coding sequence ATGACCGGGGCATCCGTGGACGGCGACAGGACTCCGATCAAGGTCGGTGTCCTCGGCGCGCGGGGCCGCATGGGGACCGAGGTCGTCAAGGCGGTGAACGCGGCACCCGACATGGAGGTGGTCGCGACGGTGAACTCCGGCGACGACCTCGCGGCGTTGACCGCGGCCGAGGTGGTCGTCGACTTCACCCACCCCGACGCGGTGATGGACAACCTGCGGTTCGCCGTGGACCACGGACTGCATGCGGTGGTCGGCACCAGCGGGTTCACCGACGAGCGGATCGAGACGCTCACCGGATGGCTGGCCGACAAGCCGGAGCTGGGCATGCTCATCGCCCCGAACTTCGCGCTCGGCGCGGTGCTCGCCATGAGGTTCGCCCAGCAGGCAGCGCGGTTCTACGACTCCGCCGAGGTGGTGGAACTGCACCACAATCGCAAGGCCGACGCCCCGTCCGGCACGGCGGCGCACACCGCCCGGCTGATCTCGACGGCGAGGGCCGAGGCGGGACGAGGGCCCGGCGAGGACGCCACGACGTCCGAACTGGACGGTGCGCGTGGCGCCGACGTGGCCGGGGTCCGCGTGCACTCGGTGCGGCTGCCCGGTCTCGTGGCGCACGAGGAGATCCTCTTCGGCGCGCAAGGGGAGACGCTGACCATCCGTCACGACTCGCTCGACCGCACGTCGTTCATGCCAGGGGTCCTGTTGGGGATTCGCTCGGTGCTCTCGCGCCCCGGCTTGACCGTCGGGCTCGAACACGTGCTGGGTGTGTGA
- a CDS encoding tetratricopeptide repeat protein produces MRTRNLAIVVTLAVAVYLVLLAGRAVELLRADEPVAVALGAAVLVLSLLGVWMLVTTWRSGVRIQRLTRRLEAEGGLPDVSDLPRRPSGRVDREAADAWFDERRAEVEADPEDWRRWYRLAYAYDLAGDRRRARAIMRKAVELEAAEHADGDR; encoded by the coding sequence ATGAGAACCCGTAACCTCGCCATCGTCGTCACCCTCGCGGTCGCCGTCTACCTGGTGTTGCTGGCCGGCCGTGCCGTGGAACTGCTGCGTGCGGACGAGCCGGTGGCCGTCGCTCTCGGCGCGGCCGTGCTGGTGTTGTCACTGCTCGGAGTCTGGATGCTGGTGACGACATGGCGTTCGGGGGTGCGGATTCAACGGCTCACGCGGCGGTTGGAGGCGGAGGGCGGTCTTCCCGACGTCTCCGACCTGCCGCGCAGGCCGTCCGGTCGCGTCGACCGGGAGGCGGCCGACGCGTGGTTCGACGAGCGGCGGGCCGAGGTGGAGGCCGATCCGGAGGACTGGCGCCGTTGGTACCGCCTGGCCTACGCCTACGACCTCGCGGGAGACCGTCGACGAGCTCGCGCCATCATGCGCAAGGCCGTGGAGCTCGAAGCCGCCGAGCACGCCGACGGCGATCGGTGA
- a CDS encoding cation:proton antiporter, translating to MDHTALSLLELGAVFFGLGVLGRLAGKIGMSPIPLYLLGGLAFGEGGVFPLGDISGFTSLASEIGVVLLLLTLGLEYTADELFTGLRQSWMAGLLDLVLNAAPGVAVALILGWGPLGALALGGVTYISSSGIIAKVLGDLGRLGNRETPVVLSILVFEDLVMAIYLPILTAVLAGVSLIGGLKAVGISLAVVSVVMLVALKYGRYVSAVVDSPDREVFLLKVLGAALLVAGLASAMQVSAAVGAFLLGIAISGSTAENATKLLEPLRDLFAAVFFVVFGLNTDPRSIPPVLLWAVVLAVVTTATKVLTGWWAAGRSGLGRMARARAGAALVSRGEFSIVIAGFAVSAGAVDGELAALAATYVLLMAIFGPIAARVVEPVTNLFLKSPAKSTSTETVKS from the coding sequence GTGGACCACACAGCACTGTCACTACTCGAACTAGGCGCTGTGTTCTTCGGGCTGGGCGTATTGGGCCGGCTCGCGGGCAAGATCGGCATGTCACCGATCCCCCTATATCTGCTGGGTGGTCTCGCCTTCGGTGAGGGTGGAGTCTTCCCCCTCGGCGACATCAGTGGCTTCACCTCGCTCGCCAGCGAGATCGGCGTGGTGCTCCTGCTGCTCACCCTGGGGCTGGAGTACACCGCCGACGAACTGTTCACCGGTCTGCGCCAGTCCTGGATGGCCGGTCTGCTCGACCTCGTGCTGAACGCGGCGCCGGGCGTCGCCGTCGCCCTGATTCTCGGCTGGGGCCCGCTCGGCGCGCTCGCGCTCGGTGGTGTCACCTACATCTCCTCGTCGGGCATCATCGCCAAGGTCCTCGGCGACCTCGGAAGACTGGGTAACCGGGAGACCCCGGTCGTGCTGTCCATCCTCGTGTTCGAGGACCTCGTGATGGCGATCTACCTGCCGATCCTCACCGCCGTGCTGGCCGGGGTGAGCCTCATCGGCGGGCTGAAGGCCGTGGGCATCTCGCTCGCCGTGGTGTCCGTGGTCATGCTCGTGGCCCTGAAGTACGGCCGTTACGTCTCGGCGGTCGTCGACAGCCCCGACCGTGAGGTCTTCCTGCTGAAGGTCCTCGGGGCCGCGTTGCTGGTGGCGGGGCTGGCGTCGGCCATGCAGGTCTCGGCCGCGGTGGGCGCGTTCCTGCTCGGCATCGCGATCTCGGGTTCGACGGCGGAGAACGCCACGAAGCTGCTCGAACCGCTGCGGGATCTGTTCGCGGCCGTCTTCTTCGTCGTCTTCGGGCTCAACACCGATCCGCGGAGCATCCCGCCGGTGCTGTTGTGGGCCGTCGTCCTCGCCGTGGTCACCACGGCCACGAAGGTCCTCACCGGTTGGTGGGCGGCCGGCCGCTCCGGGCTGGGACGGATGGCCCGCGCGAGGGCCGGTGCGGCCCTGGTCTCGCGCGGTGAGTTCTCCATCGTCATCGCCGGGTTCGCCGTGTCGGCGGGCGCCGTCGACGGTGAACTCGCCGCACTCGCCGCCACGTACGTGCTGCTCATGGCGATCTTCGGTCCGATCGCGGCGCGTGTCGTGGAGCCGGTGACCAACCTGTTCCTCAAGTCCCCGGCGAAGTCCACGTCCACCGAAACGGTCAAGTCCTGA